Proteins encoded by one window of Acaryochloris thomasi RCC1774:
- the glyQ gene encoding glycine--tRNA ligase subunit alpha produces MNFQSVIAKLHEFWGDRGCLIVQPYDVEKGAGTKSPHTFLRALGPEPWSVAYVEPCRRPADGRYGENPNRYQYYYQYQVLVKPSPDDIQDIYLDSLRALGIRPEDHDIRFVEDNWEDAAVGAWGVGWEVWLDGMEVTQFTYFQQCGGLDCRPVSIELTYGLERLTMYLQEVDAIAKIDWNGTLTYGDVHLQGEIEQSTYNFEASNPELLFQLFSLYEQEANQLFERELVLPALDYVLKCSHTFNLLDARGVISVTERTRYIARIRQLARQVAQLYVQQREALGFPLLGKAVAAPVGGKP; encoded by the coding sequence GTGAATTTTCAGTCCGTTATTGCCAAGCTACACGAATTTTGGGGCGATCGCGGCTGTCTGATTGTCCAGCCCTACGATGTCGAGAAGGGAGCCGGAACTAAAAGTCCCCACACATTTTTGCGCGCCCTTGGCCCTGAACCCTGGTCCGTGGCCTATGTCGAACCCTGTCGGCGACCTGCAGATGGCCGCTATGGTGAGAACCCGAATCGCTACCAGTACTACTACCAGTATCAGGTGCTGGTGAAGCCCTCCCCTGACGACATTCAAGATATCTACCTTGATTCGCTCAGAGCCTTAGGCATTCGCCCCGAAGATCACGACATTCGCTTCGTCGAAGACAACTGGGAAGATGCAGCGGTGGGCGCCTGGGGCGTTGGCTGGGAAGTTTGGCTCGACGGCATGGAAGTGACTCAGTTCACATACTTTCAGCAGTGCGGTGGATTAGACTGCCGCCCGGTCTCTATTGAGCTAACCTATGGCCTAGAGCGGCTGACGATGTATCTGCAGGAAGTAGATGCGATCGCAAAAATTGACTGGAACGGTACTCTCACCTACGGCGATGTACACCTGCAGGGCGAAATTGAGCAGTCCACTTACAACTTCGAGGCTTCCAACCCTGAGCTTCTGTTTCAATTGTTTAGTCTCTACGAGCAAGAAGCCAATCAGCTCTTTGAACGTGAACTCGTTCTCCCGGCCCTTGACTACGTCCTCAAGTGCTCCCACACCTTCAATTTGTTAGATGCTCGGGGCGTGATTTCAGTTACTGAACGGACCCGCTATATCGCCCGAATTCGTCAACTGGCACGTCAGGTCGCTCAGCTTTATGTACAGCAGCGCGAAGCCCTTGGTTTTCCACTGCTTGGAAAGGCCGTAGCTGCCCCGGTAGGAGGTAAACCATGA
- the trpB gene encoding tryptophan synthase subunit beta, with the protein MTVSPVSPAATSNPTQLPDALGRFGVFGGKYVPETLMPALSELEEAFEKYRDDSGFQEQLNGLLRDYVGRANPLYFAERLTAHYARPDGTGPQIYLKREDLNHTGAHKINNALAQVLLAQRMGKQRIIAETGAGQHGVATATVCARFGLQCVIYMGVQDMERQSLNVFRMRLLGAKVQPVEAGTGTLKDATSEAIRDWVTNVETTHYILGSVAGPHPYPMMVRDFHAVIGRETRQQCQEHWGGLPDILLACVGGGSNAMGLFHEFVKDSSIRIIGVEAAGEGIGSGHHAATLTQGQIGVLHGAMSYLLQDDDGQVEEAHSISAGLDYPGVGPEHSFLKDSGRAEYFSVTDAEAIAAFQRLSELEGIIPALETSHAIAYLETLCPQLTGSPRIVINCSGRGDKDVQTVAKFLEHLQSDT; encoded by the coding sequence GTGACCGTTTCTCCCGTCTCCCCTGCCGCAACATCAAATCCAACTCAACTTCCTGATGCGCTGGGTCGATTTGGTGTATTCGGAGGCAAGTATGTTCCTGAAACCTTGATGCCTGCCCTCAGTGAGCTAGAAGAGGCGTTTGAGAAATATCGAGATGATTCTGGCTTTCAAGAGCAGCTCAACGGTCTCCTGAGAGATTATGTCGGACGGGCCAATCCGCTGTACTTCGCAGAACGTCTGACGGCTCACTATGCACGTCCCGACGGCACAGGACCACAAATTTATCTCAAGCGTGAGGATCTCAATCATACGGGTGCTCACAAGATCAACAACGCTCTGGCGCAGGTATTGCTAGCGCAACGAATGGGCAAGCAGCGCATTATTGCAGAAACAGGTGCAGGCCAACATGGCGTCGCCACCGCCACTGTCTGTGCTCGATTTGGCTTACAGTGTGTCATCTACATGGGTGTTCAAGACATGGAGCGTCAATCGCTCAACGTGTTTCGGATGCGTTTGCTAGGAGCAAAGGTCCAACCAGTAGAGGCCGGCACCGGAACGCTCAAGGATGCCACGTCAGAGGCAATTCGTGACTGGGTGACTAACGTTGAGACCACACACTACATTTTGGGTTCCGTTGCGGGTCCACACCCCTATCCGATGATGGTCCGCGATTTTCATGCGGTCATTGGTCGAGAAACACGGCAGCAGTGCCAAGAGCACTGGGGTGGATTGCCCGATATCTTGCTGGCCTGCGTCGGTGGTGGCTCCAATGCAATGGGTCTGTTCCATGAGTTTGTTAAGGACTCTTCAATCCGCATCATTGGCGTCGAGGCTGCCGGTGAAGGTATTGGCAGCGGACATCATGCCGCGACTCTCACTCAGGGACAGATTGGTGTTCTGCATGGTGCAATGAGCTATTTACTGCAGGATGATGACGGTCAAGTAGAGGAAGCGCATTCGATTAGTGCCGGGCTAGATTATCCGGGTGTCGGACCGGAGCACAGCTTTTTGAAAGATAGCGGTCGTGCAGAGTATTTCAGCGTCACCGATGCTGAGGCGATTGCAGCCTTTCAGCGCCTCTCTGAACTAGAGGGGATTATTCCGGCCCTAGAGACCAGTCATGCGATCGCATATCTTGAAACCCTCTGTCCACAGCTAACAGGCAGCCCGCGCATCGTGATCAACTGTTCAGGCCGGGGGGATAAAGATGTACAAACCGTGGCCAAATTTCTGGAACATCTCCAGAGCGACACCTAA
- a CDS encoding glycosyltransferase family 39 protein has translation MQRLQQPNRYHLLLLLASIVLGLGLRLINLTDKCLWTDELATLVFSLGHSFLSIPLDQIITSETLLQPLVPDPQLNLGGVVEHLLGESNHPPLYFWLTHLWLQMFPTPDGLVSLWGARSLSALFGTAAIPAIFCLGYLAFRSLWIAQLAALLMATSPLAIYLAQEARHYTLPILWVIASLACLIIATRALAERRPLPLWVMLVWIVVNGLGTASHYFFSLTLCAEGIVLLGLAGRQIQQQALSTDKTLKANRSFWQKHPLRSTWLRIGVVGAGTLASLVVWLPFLQGVQDSEITQWIHRGNRVGLEWLDPVLQILAGASTMLYMLPIQASNAPLSVVSFVALVLLAIWTGFKINQGLRISSANGYAVWILGGFVVGAIATFLIITYGFEREVTSAPRYHFVFFPAVILLIAAALVQQWSPSRAVLKQTAIIIVSLSLLGAITVVSNLGYQKTHRPDIVAQAIREGPSQQSLIVIAHSTHGQTGRMMALAWDFKHRPLQPAPLFLMAHIIDKPESVLIPLQHSLEQISTPITLWLLEFKGVPEDALQATLAAHHCQPQPQVKSATDGYRYRMHRCRGDQ, from the coding sequence TTGCAACGCTTGCAGCAGCCTAATCGATACCATCTATTACTTCTCTTGGCATCGATTGTGTTAGGGCTGGGGCTGCGGCTGATAAACCTAACCGATAAATGCCTCTGGACTGATGAGCTGGCAACCTTAGTTTTCAGCCTCGGGCACAGCTTTTTAAGTATTCCTCTCGATCAGATCATCACATCTGAGACCCTTCTGCAGCCGTTGGTCCCAGATCCTCAGCTCAACCTCGGAGGCGTCGTTGAGCATTTACTAGGGGAAAGCAACCATCCGCCCCTCTATTTTTGGCTCACGCATCTGTGGCTGCAGATGTTCCCGACCCCAGACGGCCTCGTTTCTTTGTGGGGAGCGCGATCTCTCTCGGCCCTATTCGGCACTGCGGCGATTCCGGCCATCTTTTGCCTAGGCTATCTTGCCTTCCGCTCGCTCTGGATTGCCCAGTTAGCAGCGCTATTAATGGCGACCTCTCCCCTCGCCATTTATCTGGCTCAAGAAGCGCGTCATTACACGCTCCCGATTTTGTGGGTGATCGCTTCCCTCGCCTGTTTGATAATCGCCACCCGTGCCCTAGCCGAACGCCGTCCCTTACCCTTGTGGGTGATGCTGGTCTGGATTGTAGTCAATGGATTGGGAACAGCATCACACTATTTCTTTAGCCTGACCCTCTGCGCTGAGGGGATTGTTTTGCTCGGTTTAGCAGGTCGACAGATCCAGCAGCAGGCCCTCTCTACAGACAAAACTCTCAAAGCAAACCGTTCTTTCTGGCAAAAGCATCCACTTCGATCAACGTGGCTGCGAATTGGAGTAGTGGGCGCAGGGACGTTGGCAAGCTTGGTGGTCTGGCTTCCTTTTCTGCAGGGCGTTCAGGATAGCGAGATCACGCAGTGGATCCATCGGGGCAATCGCGTCGGACTAGAATGGCTCGATCCGGTTTTGCAAATCCTGGCGGGGGCGAGCACGATGCTCTACATGCTGCCCATCCAGGCGAGCAATGCGCCCCTCAGCGTGGTGTCGTTTGTGGCGCTGGTGTTGCTAGCGATTTGGACGGGCTTCAAAATTAATCAGGGACTGCGGATTTCTAGCGCCAATGGCTATGCGGTCTGGATTCTAGGTGGGTTTGTTGTCGGTGCGATCGCAACTTTTTTAATCATCACCTATGGCTTCGAGCGGGAGGTGACCAGTGCCCCGCGCTATCATTTCGTCTTCTTCCCTGCGGTCATACTGCTGATTGCCGCTGCATTGGTCCAGCAGTGGTCGCCTTCTCGAGCTGTTTTGAAACAGACGGCCATTATTATTGTCAGCCTCAGTCTACTGGGCGCAATCACCGTCGTCAGCAACCTCGGCTATCAAAAAACCCATCGTCCCGACATCGTCGCTCAAGCCATTCGAGAAGGCCCCTCCCAACAAAGCCTGATTGTCATCGCCCATTCAACCCACGGCCAAACAGGACGAATGATGGCCCTTGCCTGGGACTTTAAACACCGTCCCCTCCAGCCTGCGCCACTTTTTTTAATGGCCCACATCATCGACAAGCCAGAATCAGTCCTCATTCCCCTTCAGCATTCGCTGGAACAGATATCAACCCCCATCACACTTTGGCTGCTTGAGTTCAAGGGAGTTCCCGAAGACGCACTGCAGGCAACGCTCGCTGCCCATCACTGCCAGCCTCAGCCTCAAGTCAAATCAGCCACAGACGGCTATCGATATCGCATGCATAGATGTAGAGGTGATCAGTGA
- a CDS encoding SRPBCC family protein, with amino-acid sequence MVSATRPTPLHTVDSHLSATDQASLLNGEILMQTRSHSLIGAGVTARMFLPTPRPQAWTQLTHYPSWTQFFPDINRSEVLSTVDRSSSVEHRLHQTARKDFFLLAVQVEIYMKVTETQDQRLRFQFERGSFSDFSADLTLQDYGPGTILTYSVEATPLIPVPSLFIQEAIRHDLPSNMRQMRQVICAAG; translated from the coding sequence ATGGTTAGTGCCACTCGGCCCACTCCACTCCACACAGTCGATAGTCATTTGTCTGCGACGGATCAAGCTTCGCTACTTAATGGTGAGATCTTGATGCAGACGCGTTCCCATAGCCTGATCGGTGCAGGGGTGACGGCTCGAATGTTCTTGCCCACGCCCCGACCACAGGCCTGGACACAGCTCACACACTACCCTAGCTGGACTCAATTCTTTCCTGACATCAACCGCAGCGAAGTTCTGTCAACGGTTGACCGCTCGTCCTCGGTTGAGCATCGACTTCACCAGACGGCTCGGAAGGACTTTTTCCTGCTGGCGGTGCAGGTTGAAATTTATATGAAGGTTACTGAAACCCAGGATCAGCGACTTCGCTTTCAGTTCGAACGGGGAAGCTTTAGTGATTTCTCAGCCGATTTGACGCTCCAGGACTACGGCCCCGGAACAATCTTGACCTACTCAGTAGAAGCTACACCTCTGATTCCGGTCCCGAGTCTTTTCATTCAAGAGGCCATTCGTCACGATTTGCCCAGCAACATGCGGCAGATGCGCCAGGTAATCTGTGCCGCAGGCTAA